From the Luteolibacter rhizosphaerae genome, one window contains:
- a CDS encoding Rieske (2Fe-2S) protein — translation MPEKRSIPICPAAEFPPGERRIIETEDGRSIGVFNVHGKYYALRNYCPHAGAELCRGVVTGMNEPSGVGEFRWVREGEILRCPWHGWEFDILTGRSVFSPNQVRVATYETAVESFEAGVDEVGMVVVRV, via the coding sequence ATGCCCGAGAAACGCTCCATCCCCATCTGCCCCGCCGCCGAGTTCCCGCCCGGCGAGAGACGGATCATCGAAACGGAGGACGGCCGCTCCATCGGTGTCTTCAATGTCCACGGCAAATACTACGCCCTTCGTAATTACTGCCCGCACGCCGGGGCCGAGCTGTGCCGCGGCGTCGTCACCGGCATGAACGAGCCTTCCGGCGTCGGCGAGTTCCGTTGGGTTAGGGAAGGGGAGATCCTCCGCTGCCCCTGGCACGGCTGGGAGTTCGACATCCTCACCGGCCGCTCCGTGTTCAGTCCGAACCAGGTCCGCGTCGCCACCTACGAAACCGCCGTGGAGTCTTTCGAAGCCGGGGTCGACGAGGTCGGGATGGTGGTGGTGCGCGTTTAG
- a CDS encoding AraC family transcriptional regulator, whose amino-acid sequence MAYLELPPSPELARDIELLWCLAGHASPHDFERVLPQGVADIVINLGDGEVRCYDRERPILVHRLGPIISGVQRSYFVVDTRQLTSMVGVHFKPGGAWRFLGIPASEFSDEHVPLDAIPALRDTAWLDRLASAPTPVARLQLLDSLLRSGRRRESHPAIEWAVGQLRRYPDSARIAPLATEAGLSMRRFNELFTREVGVSPKGFARIRRFHSVLGRIAHTRPIDWSALALEAGYSDQAHLIRDFREFSGLTPAAYRAQGAPAQPGHVYGA is encoded by the coding sequence ATGGCTTATCTTGAATTGCCTCCCTCGCCGGAACTTGCGCGCGATATCGAGCTCCTCTGGTGCCTCGCCGGCCACGCCTCGCCGCACGACTTCGAGCGCGTCCTGCCGCAGGGCGTTGCCGATATCGTCATCAACCTCGGCGATGGTGAAGTCCGCTGCTACGACCGCGAGCGCCCGATCCTCGTCCACCGCCTCGGCCCGATCATTTCCGGCGTCCAGCGCAGTTACTTCGTGGTCGATACCCGCCAGCTGACGTCCATGGTCGGGGTTCATTTCAAGCCCGGTGGCGCATGGCGCTTCCTCGGCATCCCCGCCTCGGAGTTCTCTGACGAGCATGTCCCGCTCGACGCCATCCCAGCCCTCCGGGATACCGCCTGGCTGGATCGCTTGGCTTCCGCACCCACGCCTGTCGCCCGTCTCCAACTCCTCGACTCACTCCTGCGATCTGGCCGTCGCCGCGAGTCCCACCCTGCCATCGAATGGGCGGTGGGCCAATTGCGCCGCTATCCGGATTCCGCCCGCATCGCCCCCCTCGCGACCGAGGCCGGGCTGAGCATGCGCCGCTTCAACGAACTCTTCACCCGTGAGGTCGGGGTGAGCCCCAAGGGCTTCGCCCGCATCCGCCGCTTCCACAGCGTCCTCGGCCGCATCGCGCATACCCGCCCCATCGACTGGAGCGCCCTCGCCCTGGAGGCCGGCTACTCGGATCAGGCCCACCTCATCCGCGACTTCCGCGAATTCTCCGGCCTCACTCCTGCTGCTTACCGGGCCCAAGGCGCGCCCGCACAGCCTGGCCACGTTTACGGCGCGTAG
- a CDS encoding VOC family protein, translating into MSSSATDTAPATTVSQIFVNLPVKNLDASMAFFKALGFSFNPDFTDSNAACLILGPNLYSMLLTHPYFNGFAPRPAEESAKHCEVLVALSLESREKVDDVVSRAVAAGGATYSEPKDHGFMYQHGFTDLDGHVWEVFVMSGMPPKE; encoded by the coding sequence ATGAGCTCCTCCGCCACCGATACCGCGCCCGCCACCACCGTCTCGCAGATCTTCGTGAACCTGCCGGTGAAGAACCTCGATGCCTCGATGGCCTTCTTCAAGGCCCTCGGCTTCAGCTTCAATCCCGACTTCACCGACTCGAATGCCGCCTGCCTGATCCTCGGCCCGAACCTCTACTCGATGCTTCTCACGCACCCGTACTTCAACGGCTTCGCCCCGCGCCCCGCCGAGGAAAGCGCCAAGCACTGCGAAGTCCTCGTCGCCCTCTCGCTCGAATCGCGCGAGAAGGTCGATGATGTGGTGAGCCGTGCCGTCGCCGCCGGCGGTGCCACCTACAGCGAGCCGAAGGATCACGGCTTCATGTATCAGCATGGCTTCACCGATCTGGATGGCCACGTCTGGGAAGTTTTCGTCATGAGCGGCATGCCGCCGAAAGAATAG
- a CDS encoding DUF1772 domain-containing protein, with protein sequence MPALTAHGLLLAATAVGCGLIGGVFFAFSTFIMKALARLPAPQGIAAMQSINIVVINPLFLGALFGTGLLCIAVLITGGGIHRYAALTYLIGTIGVTMFGNVPLNNRLAAIDPQAESSVLIWDHYIERWTRWNHLRTAAALAACAALLVGKVP encoded by the coding sequence ATGCCCGCGCTCACGGCCCACGGCCTCCTTCTCGCCGCCACCGCTGTCGGCTGCGGCCTCATCGGCGGCGTCTTCTTCGCCTTCTCCACCTTCATCATGAAGGCCCTCGCCCGCCTGCCCGCCCCGCAAGGCATCGCCGCCATGCAGTCGATCAATATCGTGGTGATCAACCCGCTCTTCCTCGGCGCTCTCTTCGGCACCGGCCTGCTCTGCATCGCCGTCCTCATCACCGGTGGAGGCATTCACCGCTACGCCGCCCTCACCTACCTCATCGGCACCATCGGCGTGACCATGTTCGGCAATGTCCCGCTCAACAACCGACTCGCCGCTATCGATCCGCAGGCGGAATCATCCGTGCTGATCTGGGATCACTATATCGAGAGGTGGACCCGCTGGAATCACCTCAGGACAGCGGCAGCGCTTGCAGCCTGCGCAGCGCTCCTCGTTGGGAAAGTTCCCTGA
- a CDS encoding Gfo/Idh/MocA family protein, producing the protein MSTLHRRQFLQRTALATGGLLGFPAIVRGQNLNSKIQVACIGVGGKGDSDTDNAAKCGGVIVGLCDVDKRFLDKKAGKYPDAKKFADYREMLKELGAGVDAVTISGPDHMHGSAAMLAMGMGKHIYCQKPLTQTVWEARELKRIAAEKKLATQMGNQGSAGDGLRRAVEVIQGGVIGKPLELHVWSNRPVWPQGMDRPQGSNPVPDYLNWDLWLGPAANRPYVDGAYHDFKWRGWTEFGTGALGDMACHTVNMPFRALKLGYPTAVECEMASRIYGESYPLTSRIRFEFPEREGLPPLKFWWYDGAPNAEFKPLRPYPNIVKDVVAMNGKLPDSGCLIIGENGVLFSPDDYGGQFFIQLKGEKTFTKGDDHPAAKAIPQSIPRSPGHDQEWFDMMKGGAPAYSNFEIAGYLTEIILLGCIALRVGEGVKMEWDGPNIKSPNCPQAAQFVKRENRPGWI; encoded by the coding sequence ATGTCCACGCTTCACCGTCGCCAGTTCCTGCAGCGCACCGCTCTCGCCACCGGCGGACTCCTCGGTTTTCCGGCCATCGTGCGCGGCCAGAATCTGAATAGCAAAATCCAGGTGGCCTGCATCGGCGTGGGCGGCAAGGGCGATAGCGACACCGACAATGCGGCCAAATGCGGCGGCGTGATCGTGGGCCTCTGCGATGTGGACAAGCGCTTTCTGGACAAGAAGGCGGGCAAGTATCCGGACGCCAAGAAATTCGCCGACTACCGCGAGATGCTCAAGGAGCTGGGCGCGGGCGTGGATGCCGTGACGATCTCCGGCCCGGACCACATGCACGGCAGCGCCGCGATGCTGGCGATGGGCATGGGCAAGCACATCTACTGCCAGAAGCCGCTCACGCAGACGGTGTGGGAAGCGCGCGAGCTCAAGCGCATCGCCGCGGAGAAGAAGCTGGCCACGCAGATGGGCAACCAGGGCAGCGCTGGCGACGGCCTGCGCCGCGCGGTGGAAGTCATCCAGGGCGGCGTGATCGGCAAGCCGCTGGAACTGCACGTGTGGAGCAACCGCCCGGTGTGGCCGCAGGGCATGGATCGGCCGCAGGGCTCGAACCCGGTGCCGGATTACCTGAACTGGGATCTCTGGCTCGGGCCTGCGGCGAATCGCCCCTATGTGGATGGCGCCTATCATGACTTCAAGTGGCGCGGCTGGACCGAGTTCGGCACCGGCGCGCTGGGCGACATGGCCTGCCACACGGTGAACATGCCCTTCCGCGCGCTGAAGCTGGGTTACCCCACCGCGGTGGAGTGTGAGATGGCGTCGCGCATCTACGGTGAAAGCTATCCCCTCACCTCCCGGATCCGCTTCGAATTCCCCGAGCGCGAGGGCCTGCCACCGCTCAAGTTCTGGTGGTACGACGGTGCTCCAAATGCGGAGTTCAAGCCGCTGCGCCCCTATCCCAATATCGTGAAGGATGTGGTGGCAATGAACGGCAAGCTGCCTGACAGCGGCTGTCTGATCATCGGGGAGAATGGCGTGCTCTTCTCGCCGGATGATTACGGTGGTCAGTTCTTCATCCAGCTCAAGGGTGAGAAGACTTTCACCAAGGGCGACGACCATCCGGCCGCGAAGGCGATCCCGCAGAGCATCCCGCGCTCGCCGGGGCACGACCAGGAGTGGTTCGACATGATGAAGGGCGGCGCTCCGGCCTACTCGAATTTCGAGATCGCCGGTTATCTCACGGAAATCATCCTGCTCGGCTGCATCGCGCTGCGCGTGGGCGAAGGCGTGAAGATGGAATGGGACGGCCCGAACATCAAGAGCCCGAACTGCCCGCAGGCGGCGCAGTTTGTGAAGCGCGAGAACCGGCCGGGGTGGATCTGA
- a CDS encoding fibronectin type III domain-containing protein, whose protein sequence is MFRIPLVLVFTAVFTPIAANAAAWQFAKPKVPFSQTPGVVYGAGRWVGVGPAGKIITSTNGIDWSTGPILTREDLLDVSYAAGRFVACGGNGTLLTSVDGLSWEHRTTGNEAELRDVIHAGGLWVFTGKILNAQAPLIFSSSDLSTWNIFDTEGKYQTGGSSAEAFTVMHGGGKFLVPMPNKQSFVSTNGIDWTREPNNLNFSFPKASTYDSGKFYCIDYYGQLASSPDGANWTNLPFPNNPYNDASDLFVEGNRMIITTERSFHTSTNGGATWTQRWIFSDANGSPECSGIAKGNGAYLVMAYDGSAIRSTDFNWQTEYAGANADNFADVAHGGGNFLAVGSYDDNSPYGVIWSSPDGIAWTKRRQEGPELFGACYGNGTWVCVGETILSSTNLSAWTTRTNPSTLELRDVTFANGLFVAVGGYYDQSLVLTSPDGITWTQRSNTARGPLTKVIHANGLFVAVASWNSIYKGDIISSPDGINWTRCPLDIDSNLTCIAYGNSMFVAGGDYEYALKSTNGVDWTIVDEGHPTSYYGWSDLIFDGTRFIGCSPWMTRSSVYTTDGAEWSNELMGSKLKAMVAAEGKIVAVGPGNHIITRAIGASPAAPATSADGPIVSWTPVAGAAGYQVYKRLAGTKRWDDAAITQPAAASSVFVRKLKANTAYDFAVQAIMPQGLSQAGMSSATTFGPLDMWMLDRFGTRANSGGSADSADPDGDGQANLMEYFRGSDPKKFESRFSPPQSATIQKTIYNTYQVRLSFSFPLDSAMTDTTCYLEESTDLVNWTRVAESVGGQRMTVLEGASGWATSDAYVHGSSAPRRSVLADKTATLPLPSGAGRVYGRLGVERRQP, encoded by the coding sequence ATGTTCCGTATCCCCCTTGTCCTTGTCTTCACGGCTGTTTTCACCCCCATCGCGGCAAACGCCGCAGCATGGCAATTCGCGAAGCCGAAGGTGCCTTTTAGCCAGACGCCGGGGGTGGTTTATGGGGCAGGACGCTGGGTGGGAGTGGGCCCTGCGGGAAAGATCATCACCTCCACCAACGGGATCGACTGGAGCACGGGGCCGATCCTCACCCGCGAGGACCTGCTGGACGTAAGTTATGCTGCCGGGCGCTTCGTGGCCTGCGGGGGAAACGGCACGCTGCTGACCTCGGTGGACGGGCTGAGTTGGGAACACCGCACGACCGGTAACGAGGCGGAGCTGCGCGACGTGATCCACGCCGGAGGGTTGTGGGTCTTCACCGGCAAGATTCTGAACGCCCAGGCCCCGCTGATTTTCAGCAGCAGCGACCTAAGCACCTGGAATATCTTCGATACCGAGGGCAAATACCAAACCGGCGGCTCCTCTGCGGAGGCATTCACGGTGATGCACGGCGGCGGAAAATTCCTGGTGCCGATGCCTAACAAGCAGTCTTTCGTTTCCACCAACGGGATCGATTGGACGCGCGAGCCGAACAACCTGAACTTCAGCTTCCCGAAGGCGAGCACCTACGACAGCGGGAAGTTCTACTGCATCGATTACTACGGACAGCTCGCCTCGTCCCCGGATGGTGCGAACTGGACCAACCTGCCCTTCCCGAACAACCCCTACAACGATGCCTCCGACCTCTTCGTGGAGGGGAACCGGATGATCATCACCACCGAACGGAGCTTCCACACCAGCACGAACGGCGGAGCGACCTGGACCCAGCGCTGGATCTTCTCCGATGCCAACGGCAGTCCGGAGTGCAGTGGCATCGCGAAGGGCAACGGTGCCTATCTGGTGATGGCCTACGACGGCTCCGCGATCCGCTCCACCGACTTCAACTGGCAAACCGAATATGCCGGAGCGAATGCGGACAACTTCGCCGATGTGGCGCACGGCGGTGGCAATTTCCTGGCGGTGGGAAGCTACGATGACAACAGCCCCTACGGGGTGATCTGGAGCTCCCCGGACGGAATCGCCTGGACCAAGCGGCGCCAAGAGGGCCCGGAACTTTTCGGCGCCTGCTACGGCAACGGCACCTGGGTCTGCGTGGGCGAGACGATCCTGAGCTCCACCAATCTGAGTGCCTGGACGACACGCACGAATCCCTCCACGCTCGAGCTGCGCGACGTGACCTTCGCCAACGGGCTCTTCGTCGCCGTGGGCGGTTACTACGATCAGTCGCTGGTGCTGACCTCCCCCGACGGCATCACATGGACACAGCGCAGCAACACCGCGCGCGGCCCGCTGACGAAAGTCATCCACGCGAACGGCCTCTTCGTAGCGGTGGCTTCGTGGAATTCGATCTACAAGGGCGACATCATCAGCTCACCCGACGGCATCAACTGGACCCGCTGCCCGCTGGACATCGATAGCAATCTGACCTGCATCGCCTACGGCAACTCGATGTTCGTGGCGGGAGGCGACTACGAGTATGCCTTGAAATCTACCAACGGTGTGGATTGGACGATTGTCGATGAGGGCCACCCGACCTCCTACTACGGTTGGTCCGACTTGATCTTCGACGGGACCCGCTTCATCGGCTGCTCGCCATGGATGACACGCAGCTCGGTCTACACGACGGACGGCGCAGAGTGGTCGAACGAGCTGATGGGATCGAAGCTCAAGGCGATGGTGGCGGCGGAGGGCAAGATCGTGGCAGTCGGCCCGGGCAATCACATCATCACACGCGCCATCGGGGCCTCACCCGCAGCTCCCGCGACCAGTGCGGATGGTCCGATCGTATCTTGGACGCCGGTAGCTGGCGCGGCAGGCTATCAGGTCTACAAGCGCTTGGCAGGAACGAAGCGCTGGGACGACGCCGCGATCACGCAACCCGCGGCGGCAAGCTCGGTGTTCGTTCGGAAGCTAAAGGCGAACACGGCGTATGACTTCGCGGTGCAGGCCATCATGCCACAGGGACTTTCCCAAGCCGGGATGAGCAGCGCGACCACCTTCGGCCCGCTGGACATGTGGATGCTGGACCGCTTCGGCACCCGCGCGAATAGCGGTGGCTCCGCGGACTCCGCGGATCCGGACGGCGATGGCCAAGCGAACCTGATGGAGTATTTCCGCGGCAGCGATCCGAAGAAATTCGAATCGCGCTTCTCGCCACCGCAAAGCGCGACCATCCAAAAGACCATCTACAACACCTACCAGGTGAGGCTCAGCTTCTCCTTCCCGCTGGACTCAGCGATGACGGATACAACCTGCTATCTGGAAGAATCCACCGACTTGGTGAATTGGACCCGCGTGGCGGAAAGCGTGGGCGGCCAGAGGATGACGGTGCTGGAGGGCGCGAGCGGATGGGCCACTTCGGACGCTTATGTGCACGGAAGCTCCGCCCCTAGGCGCTCGGTGCTGGCCGACAAGACCGCGACCTTGCCGCTGCCCAGCGGTGCCGGCAGGGTCTACGGGCGCCTCGGCGTCGAGCGGAGGCAGCCGTAA
- a CDS encoding ABC transporter ATP-binding protein has protein sequence MHEPFLEIRNATVWRGDTPALKNFSLTLRHGESVAILGPNGAGKSTLLKVLTGEVRPEANPDTICRLFGEDLWSLEELRHRIGVVMPEDVARFHPEELAYDVVLSSLRGAFGRTRDMRFSRAEKAAADQAIARLGITALAQRDFGTLSSGERRRFLIARALVHDPSVLVLDEPSTALDFAASLSLVSALRELAVAGHTLVLVTHHPGEIPPEIDRAILLERGTVLADGPKRKVLSPRTLGGLFGLPLAVSWSGGWCTVKPA, from the coding sequence GTGCACGAGCCCTTCCTCGAGATCCGCAATGCCACGGTCTGGCGCGGCGATACCCCGGCGCTGAAGAATTTCTCCCTCACGCTCCGCCATGGCGAGAGCGTCGCCATCCTCGGGCCGAATGGTGCAGGCAAGAGCACCCTTCTGAAGGTCCTGACCGGCGAGGTTCGACCGGAGGCAAATCCGGACACCATCTGCCGGCTCTTTGGTGAAGACCTCTGGTCCTTGGAGGAACTCCGCCACCGCATCGGCGTGGTCATGCCGGAGGATGTGGCCCGCTTTCATCCGGAGGAGCTCGCTTACGATGTCGTCCTCTCATCCTTGCGTGGCGCCTTCGGCCGCACCCGGGACATGCGCTTTAGTCGTGCGGAGAAGGCTGCCGCGGATCAAGCCATCGCCCGCCTTGGCATCACTGCGCTCGCGCAGCGCGACTTCGGCACCCTGTCGTCGGGGGAGCGCCGCCGCTTCCTCATCGCCCGCGCGCTCGTGCATGACCCCTCGGTGCTGGTGCTGGACGAGCCCTCTACCGCTCTCGATTTCGCCGCATCCCTCAGCCTCGTTTCGGCTCTGCGCGAGCTCGCGGTCGCCGGCCACACGCTCGTCCTCGTCACGCACCATCCCGGCGAGATCCCGCCGGAGATTGACCGCGCGATCCTGCTGGAGCGAGGCACCGTCCTCGCCGATGGCCCCAAGCGCAAGGTGCTCTCCCCCCGCACCCTCGGCGGACTCTTCGGTCTTCCTCTCGCCGTCTCTTGGAGCGGCGGTTGGTGTACGGTGAAACCGGCTTAG
- a CDS encoding retropepsin-like aspartic protease, translating into MKPSRALSAALLLLFSSLAPAQDASEAEYRDFAGPNGKPIQAVVVDKSDTEVILLLKNGKRTTVPLDKLIPMDREYVSSWNKEKAIFLQKCRGLSIRQLLELRGYESFPFTFESNSIFMNGKLNGTAGKFLIDTGAGTSLINTDFAKLAKCEVGPMDQVIYGVAGQAPAAWCDVPNISFGEAVFKGRKILATDLSNGLPQGQKARQDAILGADIMSQLDAVISYPERRIFLRPDKSDEEAVAGASDATEGDEAMSFRIFKTKDNQTHRGNIASKTPTVVTLTLVGGKTLQIPVSKLVPGDAEYVANWSEAGALFLKYCGSLTIHELLQLRQYQSFQYERRGNHIFVDGTLNDNDVTYMIDTGADGTCLHVDAARKYGCQVGEMDKWVYGIGGKAPAAETLIPKLTMGEAVMTNRKILSCDLNRDREGEMDYVGLFGADFMRELDAVITYRENRVFLIQRKGPANAPVAPAK; encoded by the coding sequence ATGAAACCGTCACGCGCCCTTTCCGCAGCCCTGCTGCTCCTCTTCTCGTCCCTCGCACCGGCACAGGATGCTTCCGAAGCCGAGTACCGCGACTTCGCCGGTCCCAATGGCAAGCCGATCCAGGCGGTCGTCGTCGATAAGAGCGATACCGAAGTCATCCTGCTCCTGAAGAACGGCAAGCGGACCACCGTCCCGCTCGACAAGCTCATCCCGATGGACCGGGAGTATGTGAGCTCTTGGAACAAGGAGAAGGCCATCTTCCTCCAGAAGTGCCGCGGCCTCTCCATCCGCCAGCTCCTTGAACTCCGCGGCTACGAGTCCTTCCCCTTCACCTTCGAGAGCAACTCCATCTTCATGAATGGGAAGCTCAATGGCACCGCCGGCAAGTTCCTCATCGATACCGGTGCCGGCACCAGCCTGATCAACACCGACTTCGCCAAGCTGGCGAAGTGTGAGGTCGGCCCGATGGACCAGGTCATCTACGGTGTCGCGGGCCAAGCCCCCGCCGCATGGTGCGATGTGCCGAACATCTCCTTCGGCGAAGCCGTTTTCAAAGGCCGCAAGATCCTCGCCACCGACCTTTCGAACGGCCTGCCGCAGGGGCAGAAAGCCCGTCAGGACGCCATCCTCGGTGCCGACATCATGTCCCAGCTCGATGCCGTGATCTCCTACCCCGAGCGCCGGATCTTCCTCCGCCCCGACAAGTCGGACGAGGAGGCCGTTGCCGGTGCCAGCGATGCGACCGAGGGGGACGAGGCCATGTCTTTCCGCATCTTCAAGACCAAGGACAATCAGACCCATCGCGGTAACATCGCCAGCAAAACTCCCACGGTCGTCACACTCACCCTCGTCGGTGGCAAAACCCTGCAGATTCCAGTATCCAAGCTCGTTCCTGGCGATGCCGAGTACGTCGCGAACTGGAGCGAGGCCGGTGCCCTCTTCCTGAAGTACTGTGGCAGTCTCACCATCCACGAGCTCCTCCAGCTCCGCCAGTACCAGTCCTTCCAATACGAGCGCCGCGGGAACCACATCTTTGTCGATGGCACCCTCAACGACAACGACGTGACCTACATGATCGATACCGGCGCGGACGGCACCTGCCTCCATGTCGATGCCGCCCGCAAGTATGGTTGCCAGGTCGGTGAGATGGACAAGTGGGTCTACGGCATTGGCGGCAAGGCTCCCGCTGCCGAGACCCTCATCCCCAAGCTCACCATGGGCGAGGCCGTGATGACCAACCGCAAGATCCTCTCCTGCGACCTGAACCGCGATCGCGAGGGCGAAATGGATTATGTGGGCCTCTTCGGCGCCGACTTCATGCGCGAGCTCGATGCCGTCATCACCTACCGTGAGAACCGCGTCTTCCTCATCCAGCGCAAGGGCCCGGCGAATGCCCCCGTCGCGCCGGCGAAGTGA
- a CDS encoding MmcQ/YjbR family DNA-binding protein — translation MDLPDVIERFLSKPGAEETTPFGPDVLVYKVGGKVFGLTAPDEFPASINLKCDPERAVSLREEHEAIKPGYHMNKKHWNTVVLDRSVPSRLVAEMIDHSYELVVASLPKAERAKLGDAG, via the coding sequence ATGGACCTGCCGGATGTCATCGAGCGCTTTCTCTCGAAGCCGGGAGCCGAGGAGACGACGCCCTTCGGCCCGGACGTTCTGGTCTACAAGGTGGGCGGGAAGGTGTTCGGGTTGACCGCGCCGGATGAGTTCCCGGCGAGTATCAATCTGAAGTGCGATCCGGAGCGGGCGGTTAGCTTGCGGGAGGAGCATGAGGCGATCAAGCCGGGCTATCACATGAACAAGAAGCACTGGAACACGGTGGTGCTGGATCGATCGGTGCCATCGAGACTGGTGGCGGAGATGATCGACCACTCCTACGAACTGGTGGTGGCGTCCTTGCCGAAGGCGGAGCGGGCGAAGTTGGGGGATGCAGGGTGA